A stretch of Chitinispirillales bacterium ANBcel5 DNA encodes these proteins:
- a CDS encoding TonB-dependent receptor — protein sequence MLLFSFSHGVRKLHALLALYCTLAFAGEETHSIKVCTQDSSLILQSDDKYLNSMVSQDQSVDSFELEEVVVTARRRQELLEKTQSYTIIKPEEWQGTTKSVADVIAEQTGVQTRRYGGVGSFQTVSMRGVQGGRVLVLLDGIPLNSAMGGAVDLGAISSERIGEIEIYKGITPGKFGGNALGGVINIRSKRETDEHSVNSRTSRGAYGFKNYHVEVSSPFNNHLNLFGSVEYTGSENNWPYMDRNRTPHNPDDDRIETVKNHHYSRFEARAHPSINIFNDRTLITGISYSTSESGIPAEEGAVNRTANHGRENITLNAVLKSDETHRTSTFLFTPEAGYIRWSSRTFWTSLDESMGTSHGGITSVRNGQGLSETDLHVINLSCVSDIVFTDNFAAQISLHGKHSQILTNTEVTSFPRGDWPGSSQEATLAKNLNLTIPIGKREFGVSTGGSLKGLRSSTDGGYNRAFEMTIQPSVTVDYPWSLSTGLHFRPFHSSVIYFNAARFSHVPSLREKFGSNGAVLPNPDLKEETGLSFEAGGRYLGERFFFESVFFRNEIKNGIVLLNDGNMTKPVNMGRVLSSGIEVSSWYKPLDLLKAEVKATIQNVENRTRLYNYYGNMVPNEPNFSGIAKLTLKPVEKLKIQYWSDYKSFFFRDYANIKRVPDKTAGQSGIIFHNAAIFWKPATQFEINMSIINFNRKYLRYEDMLQTTESGYSWTLFPANEWNFTIGVYL from the coding sequence TTGCTACTATTTTCGTTTTCACACGGAGTGCGTAAGCTACATGCTCTTTTAGCGCTGTATTGCACTTTGGCATTTGCAGGTGAAGAAACGCACAGCATTAAAGTCTGCACACAAGATTCATCATTAATTTTACAATCCGATGATAAATACCTGAACTCTATGGTTTCCCAAGATCAAAGTGTTGATAGTTTTGAGCTTGAAGAGGTAGTTGTTACCGCAAGAAGGCGTCAGGAGTTACTTGAGAAAACCCAGTCATATACTATTATAAAACCAGAGGAGTGGCAGGGGACTACAAAAAGTGTTGCAGATGTAATCGCTGAACAAACAGGTGTTCAGACCCGCAGGTATGGAGGAGTGGGAAGCTTTCAGACTGTATCTATGAGGGGTGTTCAGGGAGGAAGGGTGCTTGTATTGCTTGATGGCATTCCGCTCAACTCAGCGATGGGTGGAGCAGTTGACCTTGGTGCGATCAGCTCAGAGCGAATCGGGGAAATTGAGATCTATAAAGGTATTACACCAGGAAAATTTGGAGGTAATGCTCTGGGGGGTGTAATTAATATAAGAAGTAAAAGGGAGACAGATGAACATAGTGTTAATTCCCGAACTTCACGTGGGGCTTACGGGTTTAAAAATTACCATGTTGAAGTATCTTCACCTTTTAATAATCACCTTAACCTCTTTGGCTCAGTAGAATATACGGGATCAGAAAACAACTGGCCCTATATGGATAGAAATAGAACGCCGCATAACCCTGATGATGACAGAATTGAAACAGTTAAAAACCATCACTACTCTCGTTTCGAAGCAAGAGCGCATCCATCAATAAATATTTTCAATGATAGAACTCTTATAACCGGGATTTCCTACTCTACTTCTGAATCCGGAATCCCTGCCGAGGAGGGAGCTGTCAATAGAACTGCAAACCACGGAAGAGAGAATATTACGTTAAACGCAGTTTTGAAGAGTGATGAAACCCATAGGACTTCAACTTTTCTTTTTACACCCGAGGCGGGCTATATACGCTGGAGCTCAAGAACTTTTTGGACAAGTCTTGATGAAAGTATGGGTACATCTCATGGCGGAATTACTTCTGTTCGCAATGGACAGGGCTTATCAGAAACAGATCTTCATGTGATAAACCTTTCATGTGTTTCAGATATTGTTTTTACCGATAATTTCGCTGCACAGATTTCGCTTCATGGAAAACATTCTCAAATACTGACTAATACAGAGGTTACCAGTTTTCCGCGCGGTGACTGGCCGGGCAGCTCACAAGAAGCAACTCTGGCTAAAAATCTTAATCTGACTATTCCGATTGGAAAAAGGGAGTTTGGGGTATCCACTGGGGGTAGTTTAAAGGGGCTAAGAAGTTCCACCGATGGAGGGTATAACAGAGCTTTTGAAATGACTATACAACCCAGTGTTACTGTGGACTATCCCTGGTCATTAAGTACTGGGTTACATTTTAGGCCTTTCCATAGTTCGGTAATTTATTTCAATGCTGCACGGTTCAGCCATGTACCTTCTTTACGTGAAAAATTTGGTAGCAATGGAGCTGTGTTACCTAATCCTGACCTTAAAGAAGAAACTGGATTATCATTTGAAGCAGGAGGTCGTTATCTTGGTGAAAGATTTTTTTTCGAGTCAGTGTTTTTCAGAAATGAAATTAAGAATGGGATTGTGCTGTTGAATGATGGGAATATGACTAAACCTGTAAATATGGGACGAGTTCTGTCTTCAGGTATAGAAGTATCATCTTGGTATAAACCTTTAGATTTATTAAAAGCAGAAGTAAAGGCGACTATTCAAAATGTTGAAAACCGTACCAGACTCTACAACTATTATGGTAATATGGTCCCCAATGAACCTAATTTTAGTGGGATCGCAAAATTGACTTTGAAACCTGTAGAAAAACTAAAAATTCAGTACTGGTCCGATTATAAATCATTTTTTTTCAGAGACTATGCAAATATAAAGCGTGTACCCGACAAAACAGCTGGTCAGTCGGGAATAATATTTCACAATGCTGCTATTTTCTGGAAGCCCGCTACTCAGTTTGAGATTAATATGTCAATTATTAATTTTAACAGAAAATACTTGAGATATGAAGACATGTTGCAAACTACGGAAAGTGGTTACTCCTGGACACTTTTTCCTGCTAATGAGTGGAATTTCACTATAGGTGTTTACTTGTAA
- a CDS encoding thioesterase family protein: MNNYAFTMQLSVRDYECDLQGIVNNSVYQNYLEHVRHEYIKSIGINFKDYAMKGINFVVLRVELDYKFPLSSGDTFWVGINMYKASELKIGFQQDIFRLNDNKPVLKGKVLATALNTRGRPEIPSEVKEYFEA; the protein is encoded by the coding sequence ATGAATAATTATGCTTTTACTATGCAATTGTCTGTACGGGATTATGAGTGTGACCTTCAGGGTATTGTGAATAATTCAGTATACCAAAATTATCTTGAGCACGTCAGACACGAGTACATAAAAAGTATCGGAATCAATTTCAAAGATTATGCAATGAAAGGAATTAATTTCGTTGTATTACGCGTGGAGCTTGACTATAAATTTCCTCTCAGCAGCGGTGACACATTTTGGGTGGGAATTAATATGTATAAAGCATCAGAATTAAAAATTGGTTTTCAGCAGGATATTTTTAGACTAAATGACAACAAGCCGGTTTTAAAGGGAAAGGTCCTGGCTACTGCTCTGAATACACGTGGGAGACCGGAGATACCTTCGGAGGTTAAAGAATATTTCGAAGCCTAA
- the argH gene encoding argininosuccinate lyase has product MKMWDGRFKKPSDKLMEEFNNSLPFDKKLIEEDITGSIAWANALKKIGVFSEEERVKVIDGLREILKEYKEGKVTFLHSDEDIHMAVERLLVEKVGSAGERLHTGRSRNDQVITDTRLYTKKALKEINEGLLELQGSILHRAQEDYGVIVPGFTHLQQAQPILLSHYWMSFFFLLEREKSRIGHAIKSTDILPLGSGALAGSGFSVDRDSIAKELGFSEISKNSVDMVSSRDFLLETLSVFASVGVHISRYAEDLIIWSSKEFGFIELDDAWSTGSSMMPQKKNPDSLELLRGKSGRFVGNYVRFVTTLKGVGLTYYKDLQEDKEPLFDSVFQLQMVVKVFSQVLLTLSVCQERIEKDLDPFLLATDMADYLVRKGMPFRQAHKVIGKVVGYCVENDLTLIELPVEKLKEYSDLFGEDVEKLYSWKDAISYRTVKGGTGWDSVKEQIETGKKILGVQ; this is encoded by the coding sequence ATGAAGATGTGGGATGGACGTTTTAAAAAACCTTCAGATAAACTTATGGAAGAATTCAATAATTCGCTTCCCTTTGATAAAAAACTCATTGAAGAGGATATAACAGGTAGTATTGCCTGGGCCAATGCTTTAAAAAAAATTGGCGTGTTCAGTGAGGAGGAACGGGTTAAAGTTATAGATGGACTTAGAGAAATTTTAAAAGAGTATAAAGAAGGTAAGGTCACTTTTCTTCACTCTGACGAGGATATCCATATGGCTGTTGAGCGACTTTTAGTCGAGAAAGTTGGCTCAGCAGGCGAGAGGCTGCATACTGGTCGCTCAAGAAATGATCAGGTTATTACCGATACACGGCTATATACCAAAAAGGCACTAAAAGAAATTAATGAGGGATTGTTGGAGTTGCAAGGATCAATCCTACACAGGGCACAAGAGGATTATGGTGTGATAGTTCCTGGTTTTACCCATCTTCAGCAGGCGCAGCCTATCCTTCTTTCTCATTACTGGATGTCCTTTTTCTTTCTCCTTGAGCGTGAGAAAAGTAGAATAGGGCATGCGATTAAATCTACCGACATTTTACCTCTCGGTTCAGGAGCTCTTGCAGGAAGTGGATTTTCGGTTGATCGGGATAGCATTGCAAAGGAACTGGGTTTTTCTGAGATCTCTAAAAATAGTGTAGATATGGTGAGTTCGAGAGATTTTTTGCTTGAAACGCTTTCGGTATTTGCTTCTGTAGGTGTACATATCAGTCGCTACGCTGAAGATCTTATTATTTGGTCATCTAAAGAGTTTGGTTTTATTGAGCTTGATGACGCCTGGTCAACGGGGTCAAGCATGATGCCCCAGAAGAAAAATCCCGATTCACTGGAACTTCTCAGAGGTAAAAGTGGACGATTTGTAGGTAATTATGTACGGTTTGTAACTACTTTAAAAGGTGTTGGACTTACCTACTATAAGGACCTTCAGGAAGATAAGGAACCTCTGTTTGACAGTGTGTTTCAACTTCAAATGGTAGTAAAAGTATTCTCTCAGGTACTTCTTACGCTTTCAGTTTGCCAGGAACGAATCGAAAAAGATCTTGACCCATTTCTTCTTGCTACAGACATGGCTGATTATCTGGTAAGAAAAGGCATGCCATTCAGACAGGCACACAAAGTAATTGGAAAAGTTGTTGGCTACTGTGTTGAAAATGACCTTACACTTATTGAACTTCCTGTCGAAAAACTGAAAGAGTACAGCGATCTTTTTGGTGAAGATGTTGAAAAACTCTATTCATGGAAAGATGCTATTTCCTATCGCACTGTAAAGGGTGGTACGGGTTGGGATAGTGTAAAAGAGCAGATTGAAACGGGAAAGAAAATATTGGGAGTTCAGTAG
- the recJ gene encoding single-stranded-DNA-specific exonuclease RecJ yields MNGLKAARERICLKQADPLSAKLLAKELNVPLSVATILVGRNLTTFNSCKNFFRPQISHFHDPFLFKQMEKAVDRIMEAIKTREKIVVYGDYDVDGVTSTVLLVRVLRLLEANCDYYLPNRLVDGYGITENSVRHIAEKGAKLIITVDCGITALKEIHLASILGVDCIITDHHEPKEKLPSAVAVIDQKLPECNYPDKNLAGVGVTLKLAQALGEKSGRGEQLWMPFLDLASLGTAADIVPLIGENRVIASLGFDQLSKTTNIGLKALISAQNLEGKRISTGEVVFQIAPCINAVGRLGDPRRGVELLLTDDPSIAKNYACELREANRERRALDTKVAQEASLWVENNCRSDKDFVIVVGHPEWHVGVIGIVASKMVERFHRPAILLSMGPDGVARGSGRSIPGLHLLDALSGCSDILTSFGGHAAAAGLSVQWDRIEQFREKFNSVVQEKLTEDDLIRKVQADTEVSVASLTPKLFRIMKQMGPFGPGNMRPVLLCKDLKHRYAPRVVGQNHLKMSLTDSGVVMDAIGFNLGERISEVCNSSSLQVAFTLEENKWNGKTNLQMNIKGISV; encoded by the coding sequence ATGAATGGGTTAAAAGCTGCGCGTGAGAGGATTTGCCTTAAGCAGGCAGATCCCCTTAGTGCTAAATTGTTGGCAAAAGAACTCAATGTCCCTCTTTCGGTTGCTACTATTCTTGTAGGACGTAATCTTACTACCTTTAATAGTTGTAAAAATTTTTTCAGACCACAAATATCGCACTTCCATGATCCGTTCCTCTTTAAGCAGATGGAAAAGGCTGTTGATCGCATAATGGAAGCTATCAAAACCAGAGAGAAAATTGTGGTTTATGGCGATTATGATGTTGATGGTGTTACTTCGACAGTGCTTTTGGTTAGGGTTTTGCGTTTGCTTGAGGCCAATTGTGATTACTACCTGCCAAACAGGCTTGTCGATGGCTATGGGATAACAGAAAACAGTGTCAGGCACATTGCTGAAAAAGGTGCAAAACTGATTATTACTGTGGATTGTGGTATCACCGCTTTAAAAGAGATACATTTAGCATCCATTCTTGGCGTCGATTGTATAATTACTGACCATCACGAGCCTAAAGAAAAGCTTCCTTCTGCTGTTGCTGTTATTGATCAAAAACTCCCTGAGTGTAATTATCCCGATAAGAACCTTGCTGGAGTTGGGGTTACTCTTAAGCTTGCTCAGGCTCTTGGAGAGAAAAGTGGCAGAGGTGAGCAGTTATGGATGCCATTTTTGGACCTTGCTTCTCTGGGAACTGCTGCAGATATTGTTCCGCTGATTGGTGAAAACAGAGTTATCGCTTCACTTGGTTTTGATCAGCTTTCAAAAACCACTAATATAGGATTGAAAGCTCTTATCAGTGCACAGAATCTTGAGGGAAAGAGAATTTCCACAGGTGAAGTTGTTTTTCAAATCGCTCCATGTATAAATGCTGTTGGACGTCTTGGAGATCCTCGCAGGGGCGTAGAACTCCTTTTAACAGATGATCCCAGCATAGCAAAAAATTATGCCTGTGAACTAAGGGAAGCAAACAGGGAGCGGCGTGCTCTTGATACTAAAGTTGCACAGGAAGCGTCGTTGTGGGTGGAAAACAACTGCAGAAGTGATAAAGACTTTGTGATTGTCGTGGGGCATCCTGAGTGGCATGTGGGGGTAATAGGGATTGTAGCATCTAAAATGGTTGAACGTTTTCATCGACCCGCTATCCTGCTCTCAATGGGTCCCGACGGGGTTGCAAGAGGCTCAGGAAGAAGTATTCCTGGACTCCACTTACTTGATGCCCTTAGTGGTTGCAGTGATATATTAACAAGTTTCGGCGGACATGCAGCAGCTGCGGGCCTCAGTGTACAATGGGACCGAATCGAGCAATTCAGGGAAAAATTTAACAGCGTTGTACAGGAGAAGCTTACTGAAGATGATCTTATAAGAAAAGTTCAGGCTGACACTGAAGTGTCTGTAGCTTCACTTACACCAAAACTTTTCAGAATAATGAAGCAAATGGGACCATTTGGCCCTGGTAATATGCGTCCTGTTTTGTTGTGCAAAGATTTAAAACATCGCTATGCACCAAGAGTTGTAGGACAGAACCATTTAAAAATGTCACTTACTGACAGCGGGGTTGTTATGGATGCCATTGGGTTTAATTTAGGTGAGCGAATCTCAGAAGTATGCAACAGCTCATCATTGCAAGTGGCTTTTACCCTTGAAGAGAACAAATGGAACGGAAAGACTAATTTGCAGATGAATATCAAGGGGATTTCTGTTTAA
- the metG gene encoding methionine--tRNA ligase: MPPANEAQKKVVVTSALPYANGDIHLGHLLEVVQTDIFVRFRRLKGQQVLYVCADDTHGTPIELNALRQGITPEKLIERAYKNHVQDYAGFNISFDIFYTTNSQENRQYAELVYKSLCDNNLVEQREISQYYCENDKRFLPDRFVVGTCPKCGAPNQYGDVCEECGAAYEPSDLKNPQCFICGNEPVMKTSKHFYVQLGKKEEFLKQYISSPGVLQEDMRNFVKTWIDEGLREWCISRDGPYFGFKIPDTVNKYFYVWLDAPIGYLSSTDKWCKDNNRSVEEFWGKDSNSEIVHFIGKDIVYFHALFWPVMLESAGFSLPSSIRVHGFLNIEGEKMSKSRGTFILAREFLKKMTHPQASEFLRFYYGAKLSPTTADIDLNQDELISRVNTTLANNIGNLHHRTIVFCERYFDSTIPDVSWDNQIADAVEDAAKKINDAYESCDFKVVIETIHALGSLGNKYYQDSKPWELIKTDKEAAGSVMVTCSNLIKALFVFLKPVMPELSKKIETLFGLSLKWDDYHFSLRNCKLAATEKLVKPLESKDLEKLFSGATINRSKEEVNEEGLIDIDSFFSVDLRVAKIISAQKVKKSNKLLCLQVEMGDQKRQIVAGIAQSYSPDDLPGKLVVAVSNLKPAKIFGLQSQGMLLAAKDKDGSLVLVGPHKDVSSGAKVS; this comes from the coding sequence ATGCCACCAGCCAATGAGGCACAAAAAAAAGTTGTTGTAACCAGTGCTCTTCCCTATGCAAATGGTGATATACATTTAGGACACCTTCTTGAGGTTGTTCAGACTGATATATTTGTGCGCTTCAGAAGGCTAAAAGGTCAGCAAGTGCTTTATGTGTGTGCTGATGACACCCATGGAACACCAATTGAACTTAATGCATTACGTCAGGGAATTACACCAGAAAAGCTAATTGAACGGGCATATAAAAACCATGTGCAGGACTATGCCGGTTTTAATATCAGCTTTGATATCTTTTATACCACCAATTCTCAAGAAAACCGACAGTACGCTGAGTTGGTGTATAAGAGTCTTTGTGATAATAATCTGGTAGAGCAGCGAGAGATTAGCCAGTATTATTGCGAAAACGATAAACGATTCTTGCCAGATCGCTTTGTGGTTGGTACCTGCCCCAAATGTGGCGCGCCAAATCAGTATGGTGATGTATGTGAAGAGTGTGGTGCAGCGTACGAACCTTCAGATCTTAAAAACCCCCAATGTTTTATTTGTGGTAATGAACCCGTAATGAAAACTTCAAAGCACTTCTACGTACAGTTAGGAAAAAAAGAGGAGTTTTTGAAACAGTATATATCCTCGCCAGGGGTACTGCAGGAGGATATGAGAAATTTTGTCAAAACATGGATTGATGAAGGCCTAAGGGAGTGGTGTATATCCCGTGATGGGCCCTATTTTGGTTTCAAAATACCAGATACCGTTAATAAATATTTTTATGTGTGGCTTGATGCTCCTATAGGCTATCTCTCTTCTACAGATAAGTGGTGTAAAGATAACAACAGATCTGTTGAGGAGTTCTGGGGAAAAGATAGTAATTCTGAAATAGTTCATTTTATAGGAAAAGATATAGTTTACTTTCACGCATTGTTCTGGCCGGTGATGCTGGAAAGTGCAGGGTTTTCTCTACCCTCAAGTATTCGTGTGCATGGGTTTTTAAATATTGAGGGCGAAAAGATGTCCAAGTCACGGGGGACTTTTATTCTGGCTCGTGAATTTCTTAAAAAAATGACTCACCCCCAGGCTTCAGAGTTTCTTCGCTTCTACTATGGGGCAAAACTTTCGCCAACAACTGCAGATATAGATCTTAATCAAGACGAACTGATCAGCCGTGTTAATACCACACTTGCTAACAACATCGGTAATCTTCACCATAGAACTATTGTATTTTGTGAACGTTATTTTGATTCCACTATACCAGATGTTTCCTGGGATAATCAGATAGCTGATGCTGTTGAGGATGCGGCAAAAAAGATAAATGATGCATATGAGAGCTGTGATTTTAAAGTAGTCATCGAAACTATACATGCTCTTGGATCACTTGGAAATAAGTACTATCAGGATAGCAAGCCCTGGGAACTTATTAAAACAGACAAAGAGGCTGCTGGCTCTGTTATGGTAACGTGCTCTAATCTGATTAAGGCACTGTTTGTATTCCTTAAACCTGTAATGCCTGAATTAAGCAAAAAAATAGAAACCCTTTTTGGTTTAAGCTTAAAGTGGGATGATTATCATTTTTCATTGAGAAACTGTAAACTCGCAGCAACAGAAAAACTGGTAAAACCACTGGAGAGCAAAGATCTGGAAAAGCTCTTCTCAGGTGCAACAATTAATCGGTCCAAGGAAGAAGTTAATGAAGAAGGCTTAATAGATATAGATTCCTTCTTTTCTGTGGATTTACGAGTGGCTAAAATTATTTCTGCACAGAAAGTAAAAAAATCCAATAAACTTTTGTGTTTACAGGTGGAAATGGGAGACCAGAAACGACAGATCGTTGCAGGTATTGCACAGAGTTACAGCCCCGATGACCTGCCCGGAAAACTGGTAGTTGCCGTGTCTAATCTTAAACCCGCTAAAATATTTGGACTTCAGTCTCAGGGCATGCTGCTGGCCGCAAAAGACAAAGATGGATCCCTGGTACTTGTGGGACCGCACAAAGATGTAAGTAGCGGGGCAAAGGTATCATGA
- the ricT gene encoding regulatory iron-sulfur-containing complex subunit RicT encodes MAKNSKLVEIAFKGERKAIYRDRNEIDISEGDYVLVEAERGQDLGKVSLIGSLVKLKRNKGEIRNIIKKASPGDIEILFKNKEKEKSAFKVCREKIKKYYLEMKLVDVEIQFDGSKITFYFTAAQRVDFRELVKDLASVYRTRIELRQIGVRDEAKRISGCGICGRKQCCSAFLTEFEQITTQMAKDQQLALNPSKISGNCGRLLCCLRYENESYLEMFAEFPPIGSRITLDGKQGLLNYINIFQSKALIHFSDGTQSWLGPEEIKKGTFEYATSQ; translated from the coding sequence ATGGCAAAGAATAGTAAATTAGTTGAAATTGCGTTTAAAGGTGAGCGTAAGGCTATCTATCGTGACCGCAATGAAATAGATATAAGTGAAGGGGATTATGTACTGGTTGAGGCTGAGCGTGGACAGGATTTAGGGAAAGTGTCCTTAATCGGTTCACTGGTCAAACTTAAACGTAATAAAGGTGAGATACGAAACATCATAAAAAAGGCTTCTCCCGGTGATATTGAAATTTTATTCAAAAATAAGGAGAAGGAAAAGTCCGCATTTAAGGTATGTAGAGAGAAGATAAAAAAGTATTACCTTGAGATGAAGCTTGTGGATGTTGAGATTCAGTTTGATGGTAGCAAGATTACCTTTTATTTTACTGCTGCTCAGAGAGTCGATTTCAGGGAGCTTGTAAAAGATTTGGCTTCTGTTTACCGTACAAGGATTGAGCTTCGTCAGATAGGTGTCAGAGATGAGGCAAAGCGTATTAGTGGCTGCGGGATCTGTGGTCGTAAGCAGTGTTGCAGTGCTTTTCTTACAGAATTTGAGCAGATAACAACGCAAATGGCAAAAGATCAGCAACTTGCACTTAATCCTTCAAAAATATCAGGTAATTGCGGCCGTTTATTGTGTTGCTTACGCTATGAAAATGAATCCTATCTTGAAATGTTTGCAGAGTTTCCCCCTATTGGGAGTCGTATTACTCTTGATGGTAAGCAGGGACTATTAAATTATATAAATATTTTTCAAAGCAAAGCTTTAATTCATTTCAGTGACGGGACACAGTCCTGGCTTGGCCCCGAGGAGATTAAGAAAGGAACGTTTGAATATGCCACCAGCCAATGA
- a CDS encoding DNA polymerase III subunit, which produces MVSVKWKKVVGQDRIKEVLSSAAESESLGHAYLFCGETGTGTFAAALEFSMALLCENKEDCPCYQCDSCKKVLKYSHQDLHVIMPVALQKEHSSSGKLNENGWKYLSECVTSRINDPYKPQQFGSPPSIPVEWMREITHAIGRGSLGKGLNIAIMDGADMLKKESANTMLKTLEEPPNNTLIILIAEKNYTVLPTIISRCQLLRFAALSPEILRSELAQRLSIEVSDPTLNSLIHTGSLGQSLELANNPPGEIIEKVSLFWKNCIERNWFEVVSDIDELTQSGDAAYFERFFHYLLQLLRFSFLDKYIDTENYFKTDSSNRIELPSSVSPSEVERVVALCQDVLMGLRVRGNCSMILSDFACSLMEIFDGKE; this is translated from the coding sequence ATGGTATCTGTAAAATGGAAAAAAGTAGTTGGACAGGACAGGATTAAAGAGGTTCTTTCCAGTGCTGCAGAAAGCGAATCCTTAGGTCATGCCTATCTTTTCTGTGGTGAAACCGGAACGGGTACATTTGCAGCCGCACTGGAGTTCTCAATGGCCTTACTTTGTGAAAACAAGGAGGATTGTCCCTGCTATCAGTGCGATTCATGCAAAAAGGTTTTGAAATACTCTCACCAGGATCTTCACGTGATTATGCCCGTAGCTTTGCAAAAAGAGCACAGTTCCAGTGGCAAGCTCAATGAAAATGGATGGAAGTATCTTTCAGAATGTGTTACCAGCAGAATTAACGATCCCTATAAACCACAGCAATTCGGCTCGCCTCCCTCGATTCCTGTTGAATGGATGCGTGAGATTACTCATGCTATAGGTCGTGGCTCTCTTGGCAAGGGACTTAATATCGCCATTATGGATGGTGCTGATATGCTCAAAAAAGAATCTGCCAATACTATGCTTAAAACGCTGGAAGAACCGCCCAATAATACGCTTATTATTCTCATAGCAGAGAAGAATTATACCGTACTACCAACTATTATTTCCAGATGCCAGCTGCTTCGTTTTGCTGCTCTGTCTCCTGAAATTTTGCGCTCCGAGCTTGCACAGAGACTTTCGATAGAGGTTTCAGATCCAACCCTCAACTCTCTTATCCACACCGGCTCTTTGGGGCAGTCTCTTGAGCTGGCAAATAATCCACCAGGTGAAATAATTGAAAAAGTCTCCCTTTTTTGGAAAAACTGTATTGAACGTAACTGGTTTGAGGTGGTGAGTGATATAGATGAGTTGACCCAAAGTGGGGATGCAGCGTATTTTGAGAGATTTTTTCACTATTTACTTCAATTACTACGTTTTTCATTTTTAGATAAATATATAGATACAGAAAACTATTTTAAAACAGATTCTTCAAACCGAATCGAATTACCTTCATCAGTTTCTCCTTCAGAGGTGGAAAGAGTCGTAGCATTGTGTCAGGATGTACTTATGGGTCTTAGAGTAAGGGGGAACTGTTCGATGATTTTATCAGATTTTGCATGTTCTTTAATGGAGATATTTGATGGCAAAGAATAG
- a CDS encoding peptidoglycan DD-metalloendopeptidase family protein, whose amino-acid sequence MLISSLLVGFITYGQNREEQQKSIQEFESEILEKKTVLDSIQAELEKGRTQLSKLQQQEGNYLSRLLQLEKNIDASQSYIDMLSEQIDTVTVTIELLGDSLGSAEEQLEENRELMARRLRRAYMRGEYNVLQVLLKARSPVEFVHKIKYLQELNNYDRRLAESIRQMVSSIERKRISQENRQIELKELYETRVEEQQILLEEEASRRAMLEQIRSEKSDFAQIVSELEAAQRELEGMIENLDIRRKQAREELERRVETEFKELKGKLPWPVQGEIVTEYGKITHPIYQTVIMNNGIGIKAPKGKDVKCVAEGTVAYTGWMRGLGRLVIVEHQGGYISIYAHLGEITVQEDKVVKSGTVLGKVGESGSAEGSKLHFELRKSSETLNPTEWLR is encoded by the coding sequence ATGCTCATTTCTTCTCTTCTTGTTGGTTTTATCACCTACGGACAAAACAGGGAAGAGCAGCAGAAGTCTATTCAGGAGTTTGAAAGTGAAATTCTTGAAAAAAAAACTGTACTTGATTCCATTCAGGCAGAGCTTGAAAAAGGGCGTACGCAATTATCCAAACTTCAGCAGCAAGAGGGGAATTATCTTAGCAGGTTGCTGCAGCTTGAGAAAAACATTGATGCATCTCAGAGTTACATAGACATGCTCTCGGAGCAGATAGATACGGTTACAGTAACAATAGAGCTGTTAGGTGATTCACTGGGAAGTGCCGAAGAGCAATTAGAAGAGAATCGGGAATTAATGGCCAGAAGGCTTCGAAGAGCCTATATGAGAGGTGAATATAATGTACTACAGGTGCTGCTTAAAGCCAGATCGCCTGTTGAGTTTGTGCATAAAATAAAATATCTCCAGGAATTGAATAACTATGACAGAAGGCTTGCTGAGTCTATCAGGCAAATGGTTAGTTCTATAGAGCGTAAGCGAATTAGTCAGGAAAACAGGCAGATTGAGCTTAAAGAGCTTTATGAAACCAGGGTAGAGGAGCAGCAGATTCTACTTGAAGAAGAGGCTTCCAGGCGAGCGATGCTAGAGCAAATACGCTCTGAAAAAAGTGATTTTGCACAAATCGTCTCTGAGCTGGAGGCTGCTCAAAGAGAGCTTGAAGGCATGATTGAAAATCTCGATATCAGGCGCAAACAGGCTCGTGAGGAGCTTGAGAGAAGGGTTGAAACAGAGTTCAAAGAACTGAAAGGAAAACTTCCCTGGCCTGTGCAAGGTGAGATAGTAACTGAATATGGGAAAATTACTCATCCCATTTATCAAACGGTTATAATGAATAATGGCATAGGTATAAAAGCTCCTAAAGGCAAAGATGTAAAATGTGTTGCTGAAGGAACCGTTGCCTATACCGGATGGATGAGAGGGCTTGGGAGACTCGTTATAGTTGAGCATCAGGGGGGCTATATCAGCATTTATGCTCATCTGGGAGAAATAACTGTTCAGGAGGATAAGGTGGTAAAAAGCGGGACAGTTCTTGGTAAAGTAGGGGAGTCGGGAAGTGCAGAAGGTTCAAAGTTGCATTTTGAGCTACGTAAGTCTTCTGAAACACTTAATCCAACAGAATGGCTTAGATAA